The following are from one region of the Fibrobacterota bacterium genome:
- a CDS encoding PQQ-dependent sugar dehydrogenase — protein sequence MKHIKLSFFPILLLPALALNQAFGWTYTSPTKTGTCSNLDETGSATDFTTTSIVSKTLFPTPGVSDPVKMTFIMPSDTSTHADIIMIERFGAVKYYNAAAKTLTLIGTVPEVSHATEDGLVGVAVERPFKDRVYVVYSHQVTANAANSIISGTYRLSRFSMNPTTHMMDMSSEKIILDVPSARNRWHTSGAIEFDNDGNLYWAVGDNETAFTGPANTHDLRGSMVRIHPNDNGVGYTIPPGNFAEVWSNKFTAQGRTALAAKYKDTTKVRPEIYIKGTRNNYTFSVDPYRKQVAYGQCGPDYGGNSEFHHNTLTSIFGGWPFWSGSTNVLASQAGSGQYDKNGASEPTDKTWSTYIPANKDNPVNTWTATMAGAPGPGVDTLPPFTAPKYPYAHSCAMGSVIIHYDGRVANPGKLPPQMDNVWLMGDYDTRKLRPAKVDSEGNIVGTVAVSPGIFTTGSGTANGISALVDLQQGPDGALYVVNINCPGGTSSGDAHYSDACSGIVRIEYKGAACADTALHPAGKLVTGIGTSGRIERGPVDWVAVGPQMFSVLADGAHSIRILDVQGRVKASMQGSGRMEYPYPKALVPNSIYFLEVKSVRGINVRGFYYR from the coding sequence ATGAAACATATTAAGCTGTCATTTTTCCCGATCCTCTTGCTACCGGCCTTGGCCCTGAACCAGGCTTTCGGATGGACCTACACCTCGCCTACCAAGACCGGGACTTGTTCCAATCTCGATGAGACCGGAAGCGCGACGGATTTCACTACGACATCCATCGTAAGCAAGACCCTTTTCCCGACCCCCGGGGTTTCGGACCCGGTGAAGATGACCTTCATCATGCCCAGCGATACGAGCACGCATGCGGACATAATCATGATCGAGCGCTTCGGGGCCGTGAAATACTACAACGCCGCGGCTAAAACCTTGACCTTGATCGGAACGGTTCCGGAAGTGAGCCATGCCACCGAGGACGGCCTCGTAGGCGTTGCCGTAGAACGGCCGTTCAAGGACCGGGTTTACGTCGTATACAGCCATCAAGTAACCGCCAACGCCGCCAACAGCATCATCAGCGGAACGTATCGCCTTTCCCGGTTCTCCATGAATCCAACCACCCATATGATGGATATGAGTTCGGAGAAGATCATCCTCGACGTGCCGAGCGCCCGTAACCGCTGGCATACCTCTGGCGCGATCGAGTTCGACAACGACGGCAACCTTTACTGGGCGGTGGGCGACAATGAAACCGCCTTCACCGGTCCGGCCAACACCCATGACCTGCGCGGTAGCATGGTCCGCATCCATCCCAATGATAACGGGGTCGGCTATACCATCCCCCCGGGCAACTTCGCCGAGGTCTGGAGCAATAAGTTCACCGCGCAAGGGCGCACGGCCCTGGCCGCCAAATACAAGGATACCACCAAGGTCCGTCCCGAGATTTATATCAAAGGCACTCGCAACAACTACACCTTTTCGGTGGATCCGTACCGCAAACAAGTCGCCTATGGCCAATGCGGCCCGGATTACGGGGGCAACTCCGAGTTCCACCACAACACCCTGACGTCCATTTTCGGCGGCTGGCCCTTCTGGTCCGGTTCCACCAACGTATTGGCTTCCCAAGCCGGCTCCGGCCAATACGACAAGAACGGGGCGTCCGAACCCACCGACAAAACGTGGTCCACCTACATCCCCGCCAACAAGGACAATCCGGTCAATACCTGGACCGCCACCATGGCCGGCGCACCCGGTCCCGGCGTGGATACCTTGCCTCCCTTCACTGCCCCGAAATATCCGTATGCGCATTCCTGCGCCATGGGCAGCGTGATCATCCATTACGATGGTCGCGTCGCCAATCCCGGAAAGCTTCCCCCGCAAATGGATAACGTGTGGCTGATGGGCGATTACGATACCCGCAAGCTCCGCCCCGCCAAGGTTGATAGCGAAGGGAATATCGTCGGAACGGTCGCGGTCAGCCCCGGCATTTTCACTACCGGCTCGGGAACCGCCAACGGGATCAGCGCCCTGGTGGATTTGCAGCAAGGCCCGGACGGGGCCTTGTACGTCGTGAATATCAATTGCCCCGGCGGCACCAGCTCGGGGGATGCGCATTACAGCGATGCCTGCTCGGGCATCGTGCGCATCGAGTATAAGGGCGCGGCCTGCGCCGACACCGCCCTCCATCCCGCCGGAAAGCTCGTGACCGGCATCGGGACCTCGGGACGGATCGAACGCGGCCCCGTGGATTGGGTTGCGGTGGGTCCCCAGATGTTTTCCGTTCTTGCCGATGGGGCGCATTCCATCCGCATCCTGGACGTCCAGGGCCGGGTGAAGGCCTCCATGCAGGGCTCGGGCCGCATGGAGTACCCCTATCCTAAAGCGCTGGTTCCCAACTCCATCTATTTCCTGGAAGTCAAATCCGTACGCGGAATCAACGTGCGCGGATTCTACTACCGCTGA